From the genome of Longispora fulva:
GTCAGCCCCGGGAGCAGGCCGTCGCCGCCGACGTCGAGCTGTCGGCGGCCTCTCTGACGGAGCTGGCCGAGGTGGCCGCCGGGGCCGTGACGGTCGGCCGGACCGCCCGCCTGCACCTGAAGGTCGACACCGGGCTGGGCCGGGGCGGCGCGCAGCCCCGCGACTGGCTGGAGCTGGTCGAGGCGGCGGCGAAGGCCGAGGCCACCGGGTTCGTCGAGGTCGTGGGCGTGTGGAGCCACTTCGCGTGCTCGGATGAACCCGAGCACCCGGCGAATGATTCCCAGCTCGAACGGTTCGCCTGGGCACTGGACGTCGCGGCCACCGCCGGCCTGCGCCCCACCCAGCGGCACATCGCCAACTCGGCGGCGATCCTGACCCGGCCGGACGCGCACTACGACGTGGTCCGCCTGGGCGTCGCGATGTACGGGCTGACCCCGATCGCCGGCCGGGACTTCGGCCTGCGCCCCGCGATGACCGTGCGGGCCAGGGTCGCGCTCACCAAGCGGGTACCGGCCGGCCACGGGGTGTCCTACGGCCTGACCTACACCGCGCCGGCGGAGACGACGCTGGCGCTGGTACCCCTCGGATATTTCGACGGGTTGCCCCGGGCCGCGTCCAACGTCGGTCCGGTGCAGCTCGGCGGGGTCCGGCGCACGATCGCCGGCCGGGTGGCGATGGACCAGTTCGTGCTCGACTGTGGCGACGACGACGTGCACGCCGGGGACATCGCGGTCCTGTTCGGACCGGGCGACGACGGTGAGCCGACGGCCGACGACTGGGCCGACGTCCTGCACACGATCAACTACGAGGTGCTGACCAACTTCGGCAGCCAGCGCCGCATCCCCCGGGTGTACAGGTGACCCCGCGCGACCCGGCAGCGCCGCGCCTGCCGGCCGTCCCCTGTGGGGCGCCCGCCCGCGCCCGGACCACCGGGGTGCCCGCATGAGCCGGAAGAACAAGGTCGGGGTCATCGGCGCGCTCCTCGGTGTCGCCGCCGCCGGTGTCGCCGCGGGGGTGGCCGCCGAGCGCGTCCTGGTCCGCCGCACGCGCCGGGTGGCGGAGGACCCGTGCGCCGGCGAGCCGTTCGACCGGCTGCCGTTCGACGAGCAGCGCACGATCGTCACCGAGGACGACGTCGACATCTACGTGGAGATCTGCAAGGCGGACAAGCCCCGCAAGGGCGAGCCGACCCTCCTGTTCGTGCACGGCTTCTGCCTGGACATGGGCACGTTCCACTTCCAGCGCAGGGCGCTGTGGCGGCGGTACCGGATGGTGTTCTTCGACCAGCCGGGGCACGGCCGTT
Proteins encoded in this window:
- the alr gene encoding alanine racemase, coding for MWQAEASIELGAIRANVARVCSGTSAEVMAVVKADGYGHGAVPVARAALEAGATRLGVATLSEALELRDAGITAPVLAWLLAPGQPREQAVAADVELSAASLTELAEVAAGAVTVGRTARLHLKVDTGLGRGGAQPRDWLELVEAAAKAEATGFVEVVGVWSHFACSDEPEHPANDSQLERFAWALDVAATAGLRPTQRHIANSAAILTRPDAHYDVVRLGVAMYGLTPIAGRDFGLRPAMTVRARVALTKRVPAGHGVSYGLTYTAPAETTLALVPLGYFDGLPRAASNVGPVQLGGVRRTIAGRVAMDQFVLDCGDDDVHAGDIAVLFGPGDDGEPTADDWADVLHTINYEVLTNFGSQRRIPRVYR